A part of Fimbriiglobus ruber genomic DNA contains:
- a CDS encoding recombinase family protein — MESLKLGKLAADARRRIVGASDGFDTENPQSKMMLHVFAMLHEWFVDQLRAKVRREMADGFGRGKNLGPAAFGYTLVGATDPNGEIRRDDDGRLIREKVIAPEAAEQIREGFRRFAEANWSPGRIARTFNQAGVDGGMWTRRKVVKMLTRETYIGVEWYGMTYQVRDPETGRVEVKARPQDEWKRRDVPHLRIISDELWAKAQQRLSEIKAAHRKSAGGPADENPTRTSVYPTVLVRPDCGYCKSSLILGRSGKYASFFCGNGKDAKHGCQLTTYKSIRHVERSVVEVVRGRLVDPAFVTALTSAANAVLAADAARPVEDPDPVRTLIREVERKRDRLIALCERGAGTGGLDAVAAQIAGHEKRLRELRAQLHEIETRRPTPLPSLTEADVTHWLTDLHRLLAGDIAAAAPVLHALTGPVEVTQEKTPGKRGAVWVAKFALTVGLVLAQLGGPADCPTADTWEYLRTRDWTTAVPVEMRVDFVPRYAELAPCAKGMSDAGATLGGIAAALDIEYSLARDALRFATTGAKPKTKVAGTRTGTGGGIPWYVAHAAEVGRLRDDECLPFTTIAARFGVGEATVRRAYDHAHRADMEAAARAGKKPPRGRFVYVGMDVRRDIAARLARGERPADIAVAVECSVNTVYRVAAETAGGEQ, encoded by the coding sequence ATCGAGTCGCTCAAACTCGGGAAGTTGGCCGCCGACGCCCGTCGGCGGATCGTTGGGGCGAGCGATGGGTTCGACACCGAGAACCCGCAGTCGAAGATGATGCTTCACGTCTTCGCCATGCTCCACGAGTGGTTCGTCGATCAACTCCGGGCCAAGGTCCGCCGGGAGATGGCCGACGGGTTCGGGCGAGGCAAAAACCTGGGCCCGGCGGCGTTCGGATACACGCTGGTGGGCGCCACGGACCCCAACGGGGAAATCCGGCGGGACGACGACGGACGGCTCATTCGGGAAAAGGTCATCGCCCCCGAGGCGGCCGAACAGATCCGGGAAGGGTTCCGCAGGTTCGCCGAGGCCAACTGGAGTCCGGGCCGAATCGCCCGGACGTTCAACCAGGCGGGCGTTGACGGGGGGATGTGGACCCGCCGAAAGGTCGTCAAGATGCTGACCCGCGAGACGTACATCGGGGTCGAGTGGTACGGGATGACGTATCAGGTCCGGGATCCGGAGACCGGTCGGGTCGAGGTCAAGGCTCGGCCGCAGGACGAGTGGAAGCGGCGGGACGTGCCGCACCTGCGGATCATCTCGGACGAACTGTGGGCCAAGGCCCAGCAGCGGTTGTCCGAGATTAAGGCCGCCCACCGGAAGTCGGCCGGCGGCCCGGCCGACGAGAACCCGACCCGGACGTCGGTCTACCCGACCGTCCTGGTCCGCCCGGACTGCGGGTACTGCAAGTCCTCGCTCATCCTCGGCCGATCCGGGAAGTACGCCAGCTTCTTCTGTGGGAACGGCAAGGATGCCAAGCACGGTTGCCAGTTGACCACGTACAAGTCGATTCGTCACGTCGAGCGTTCCGTGGTCGAGGTCGTCCGGGGGCGGTTGGTCGACCCGGCGTTCGTTACCGCACTGACGTCCGCGGCCAACGCGGTTCTGGCCGCGGACGCCGCCCGCCCGGTTGAGGATCCGGACCCGGTGCGGACCCTGATCCGGGAGGTCGAGCGGAAGCGGGACCGGCTGATCGCGCTGTGCGAGCGCGGGGCGGGGACCGGCGGACTGGATGCGGTCGCGGCCCAGATCGCTGGGCACGAGAAGCGACTGCGGGAGTTGCGCGCCCAACTGCACGAGATCGAGACCCGGCGGCCGACCCCGTTGCCGTCGTTGACCGAAGCCGACGTGACGCACTGGCTGACCGACCTCCACAGGTTGCTGGCAGGCGACATCGCGGCGGCCGCCCCCGTTCTCCACGCCCTGACCGGCCCGGTCGAGGTGACCCAGGAGAAGACGCCCGGGAAGCGCGGGGCCGTCTGGGTCGCGAAATTCGCCCTGACCGTGGGGCTCGTTCTGGCCCAGTTGGGCGGTCCGGCGGATTGTCCAACCGCGGATACGTGGGAGTACCTGCGGACCCGCGATTGGACAACGGCCGTGCCGGTCGAGATGCGGGTGGACTTCGTCCCGCGGTACGCCGAACTGGCTCCGTGCGCGAAGGGCATGAGCGACGCCGGGGCAACGCTCGGCGGTATCGCGGCCGCTTTGGACATCGAGTATTCCCTCGCCCGGGACGCCCTTCGGTTCGCGACCACCGGGGCGAAGCCGAAGACGAAAGTGGCCGGGACGCGGACTGGCACGGGCGGGGGCATCCCGTGGTACGTCGCCCACGCGGCCGAGGTCGGCCGGTTGCGGGACGACGAGTGCCTGCCGTTCACGACGATCGCGGCCCGGTTCGGGGTCGGGGAGGCGACCGTCCGGCGAGCGTATGATCACGCTCATCGGGCCGACATGGAAGCGGCGGCACGGGCCGGGAAGAAGCCACCCCGAGGCCGGTTCGTGTACGTCGGGATGGACGTTCGCCGGGACATCGCGGCCCGACTCGCCCGGGGCGAACGCCCGGCGGACATCGCGGTCGCCGTCGAGTGTTCGGTGAACACGGTCTACCGGGTCGCGGCTGAGACGGCGGGCGGCGAACAATAG
- a CDS encoding PEP-CTERM sorting domain-containing protein has product MKTRLLLLAPVVAAGFVLAGPTVGARAGLLPVSWSVTSEAGDYRWTYAIVLPTDSQLQTGNYFTIYDFAGFVPGTNSQPAGWTFSSANVGPTPTGVAPTDNPTLPNLTWTYTGPTTTVGQVGLGNFWAVSLYQDETTSDFAARTNRVSDGQIDTNITSTSVPVPSANGGGEGVPGAPEPATLALAGLGLPLIGLARLFRRKR; this is encoded by the coding sequence GTGAAAACCCGACTTTTGCTCCTGGCCCCGGTCGTCGCTGCCGGGTTCGTCCTGGCAGGCCCGACTGTGGGCGCGCGGGCCGGGTTACTCCCGGTCAGCTGGTCCGTGACGTCCGAGGCCGGGGACTACCGGTGGACGTACGCGATCGTTCTGCCGACCGACTCCCAACTTCAAACCGGGAACTACTTCACCATTTACGACTTCGCCGGGTTCGTGCCCGGGACGAACTCGCAGCCGGCCGGGTGGACGTTCAGCAGCGCGAACGTGGGCCCGACGCCCACCGGCGTCGCCCCGACCGACAACCCGACCCTGCCGAACCTGACCTGGACCTACACCGGCCCGACGACCACGGTCGGCCAGGTCGGCCTGGGGAATTTCTGGGCCGTGTCCCTCTACCAGGACGAGACGACGTCCGACTTCGCCGCCCGGACGAACCGGGTTTCGGACGGTCAAATCGATACGAATATTACGAGTACCAGCGTGCCGGTCCCGTCCGCGAACGGGGGCGGCGAAGGTGTCCCGGGCGCGCCCGAGCCGGCGACCCTGGCCCTGGCCGGGTTGGGCCTGCCGCTGATCGGCCTGGCCCGCCTGTTCCGCCGCAAGCGGTAG
- a CDS encoding PEP-CTERM sorting domain-containing protein: MIRGTWIARLSLAAVVAVAVGSTSARAGLLPVSVTVSPDPSTGPGPYRWTYAIVLPTDMKLQAGNYFTIYDFNGYVAGGDSAPAGWTLSASNTGETPAKLTPVDNPNVTNLTWTYNGPTIPSGQIGLGNFWAISTSGQSTTSSFTAETNRSSDGLVDSNITSTLVPTGTPVPPGVPEPATLALAGLGLPLIGLTRLFRRKK, translated from the coding sequence ATGATTCGAGGTACCTGGATCGCCCGTCTGTCACTGGCCGCGGTTGTCGCGGTCGCCGTGGGGTCGACGTCGGCCCGGGCCGGGTTGCTCCCGGTCTCGGTCACTGTCTCCCCCGACCCGAGCACCGGCCCGGGCCCGTACCGGTGGACGTACGCCATCGTCCTCCCGACGGACATGAAACTGCAGGCCGGGAACTACTTCACCATTTACGACTTCAACGGGTACGTGGCCGGCGGCGACTCGGCCCCGGCCGGGTGGACGTTGAGCGCCAGCAACACCGGCGAGACGCCGGCCAAACTGACCCCGGTCGATAACCCGAACGTCACCAACCTGACCTGGACCTACAACGGGCCGACGATCCCGAGCGGGCAGATCGGGTTGGGGAACTTCTGGGCGATCTCGACCTCCGGTCAGTCGACGACCTCGAGCTTCACCGCCGAGACCAACCGGTCGTCGGACGGTCTGGTCGACTCTAACATTACGAGTACCCTCGTCCCGACCGGCACGCCGGTGCCCCCCGGCGTCCCGGAACCGGCGACCCTGGCGCTGGCCGGGTTGGGCCTGCCGCTGATCGGCCTGACCCGCCTGTTCCGCCGCAAGAAGTAA
- a CDS encoding zinc-dependent alcohol dehydrogenase family protein, whose product MRAYVIQPTFGLEHLTAVDRPDPGPVGLGQVLVRVRAVSLNYRDLLVVRGQYNPRMPLPRVPCSDAVGEVVAVGPDVTTVQPGDRVCGTFAQAWEDNPLTEAAARSTLGGDLDGVLAEYVALSEHGVVIVPEHLTDEEAATLPCAAVTAWHAVASGFVATDKTVLLQGTGGVSLFALQFAKKLGARVLITSSRDDKLARAMDLGADAGVNYKTMPDWDKWARGQTGGVGVDLVVEVGGAGTLDRSVKSVRHAGRIALIGVLAGGTGFNPLPLVMRGICLQGILVGPRAMFLAMNLFIERHQLRPVVDKVFPFADATAAFRHLESGNHFGKIVISLAG is encoded by the coding sequence ATGCGTGCGTACGTCATCCAGCCCACATTCGGGCTGGAACACCTCACCGCCGTCGACCGCCCGGACCCCGGCCCCGTAGGGCTCGGGCAGGTACTCGTCCGCGTCCGGGCCGTGTCGCTCAACTACCGGGATTTGCTCGTCGTGCGGGGGCAGTACAACCCCCGGATGCCGCTGCCGCGGGTGCCCTGCTCGGACGCCGTCGGCGAAGTCGTGGCGGTCGGCCCCGACGTCACGACCGTCCAACCCGGTGACCGCGTGTGCGGGACGTTCGCCCAGGCGTGGGAAGACAACCCGCTCACGGAAGCCGCCGCCCGGTCCACCCTCGGCGGAGACCTCGACGGCGTCCTCGCCGAATACGTCGCTCTGTCCGAACACGGCGTGGTCATCGTCCCCGAACACCTGACGGACGAGGAAGCCGCCACCTTACCTTGCGCTGCCGTGACGGCGTGGCACGCGGTCGCGAGCGGGTTCGTGGCCACTGACAAGACCGTCCTCCTCCAGGGGACCGGCGGCGTGTCGCTGTTCGCCCTCCAGTTCGCCAAGAAACTCGGCGCCCGGGTCCTCATCACGTCGAGCCGGGACGACAAACTGGCCCGCGCGATGGACCTCGGGGCCGACGCCGGCGTGAATTACAAGACGATGCCGGACTGGGACAAGTGGGCCCGGGGACAGACCGGCGGGGTCGGCGTCGATCTGGTCGTCGAGGTCGGCGGGGCCGGGACGCTCGATCGGTCGGTGAAGTCCGTCCGCCACGCCGGGCGGATCGCCCTGATCGGGGTGCTGGCCGGGGGGACGGGCTTCAACCCGCTCCCGCTCGTCATGCGGGGAATTTGCCTCCAAGGGATTCTCGTCGGCCCCCGGGCCATGTTCCTGGCCATGAATCTGTTCATCGAGCGACACCAGCTCCGCCCGGTCGTGGACAAGGTGTTCCCGTTCGCGGACGCGACCGCGGCGTTCCGGCACCTTGAGTCGGGCAACCATTTTGGAAAAATTGTGATCAGCTTGGCGGGTTAG
- a CDS encoding 3'-5' exonuclease, with the protein MKFKLSHLTRPLAVLDVETTGVDPAADRIVEIAVLTLRPGGLADGYRRRINPGVPIPPAATAVHGIGDMDVATAPSFRALAHDLFARLKDVDLAGFGVAGFDLPLLTAEFARVGLRFKVAGRAVLDALDVYRRKEPRDLASAVRFYVGRDHTGAHSAVADVRAAAEVLDRQVGAYQLPATPAALHATLTDVDVARRFRRDDRQRIVFAFGKYAGQSLDEVAGRDPGYLEWMLRQSFLDDVRCLVQRALAGQPTSGVGAC; encoded by the coding sequence ATGAAGTTCAAGCTGTCCCACCTGACCCGCCCGCTGGCCGTCCTCGACGTCGAAACCACCGGGGTCGACCCGGCGGCCGACCGGATCGTCGAGATCGCGGTCCTGACCCTCCGGCCGGGCGGCTTGGCCGATGGGTACCGGCGACGGATCAACCCCGGCGTGCCCATTCCCCCGGCAGCCACTGCCGTTCACGGGATCGGGGACATGGACGTGGCCACTGCACCATCTTTCCGCGCACTCGCCCACGACCTGTTCGCCCGCCTGAAGGATGTCGATCTGGCCGGGTTCGGTGTGGCCGGGTTCGATCTCCCGCTCTTGACCGCCGAGTTCGCACGAGTTGGCCTCCGGTTCAAGGTGGCCGGGCGGGCCGTTCTCGATGCCCTCGACGTGTACCGCCGGAAGGAACCCCGGGATCTAGCCAGCGCGGTCCGGTTCTACGTCGGCCGGGACCACACCGGGGCCCACTCGGCCGTGGCCGACGTGCGGGCCGCGGCCGAGGTACTCGACCGCCAAGTCGGGGCGTACCAGCTGCCCGCGACCCCGGCCGCCCTGCATGCCACTCTGACCGATGTCGACGTGGCCCGGCGGTTCCGGCGTGACGACCGCCAGCGAATCGTGTTCGCGTTCGGCAAGTATGCGGGGCAATCGCTGGACGAGGTGGCCGGGCGAGATCCTGGGTACCTCGAATGGATGCTCCGGCAGTCGTTCTTGGATGATGTCCGGTGCCTGGTCCAGCGGGCGTTGGCCGGACAGCCGACGAGCGGAGTCGGAGCCTGTTGA